A region of the Thermogladius calderae 1633 genome:
TATAGTCTGGAGGAGCTTAGACGACTTAAGCCACCTCTTCGCGCCCAGCTTAGTCCTCTTGTCCAGGTAAGCCAGTACCTCTCTAACGTCGTTAGTCGTCAAGACAGGGCCCCTATCGTAGGCCTTCCTGAGCGACTCCCTCACGAACCAGACCCCTATCGCGAGGTTGAAGCCCGGGTATATCTCCCGGAGCAATACCGCCATAGCCTGCCTCCTCAACTTGTAAAGGTGTTCGGCCGTGGCGAGCCTGCTCGCGTAATAGCAGCCGCCGATAGATGGGTATTCGTCTCTACCCCTGTACAGCTCGTAGTCCCCTTCCACGCTCACCTCACTACCTAGCGGGTTCCAAGTCGATCCAGGCCACCACGCCTCCATCCACTCGAACCCCCACTTCCTCGGTGCTAGTATTGCGATGAACAGGTTGTCGTGTATAGAGATCTCGTACACCCTGAACTCGTCTATGGGCTCGAACCTCTTCACCTCCTTTACAAGTTTCTCGGAGATGATCGAGTCCACTGCGGTGATACTCCACCTAGTGGGTACTAGTACTCTGCTGCCTTTCCTGCCGAGCACGCCTATGCTGAGAGCCCTCTGGATGTACGACACGGGGAGACCGCTCATGTACAACTCAATAACTGCCGTAGAGGCCTTTACGTCGTCGTTTATCAGCCTATCGACTATGCCGGGTACTTTCGGGTTTGAGTCAACTCTGAAAGACTCGAAGGGACTTCTAGGGCCTATCGGGGGGTTCGTCTCGTCTAAGACAATGTTCGTCTTTGGAGGCTTCTCCAGCTTCAGCTCGACGTCTACAGGCCTAGTGCTCAAGGCGACCTCTTGGATCCTACTGAGGACGGGGTGGTCGACCTCGGTCTTCTTGTTTAGCCTAAACCCAAGTACGAGGGTCAACCTATAGTCTAGTATAGTGTTGAGGTCCAGGCCGATCCACTGCTCGGGGTAGTCGTAAATAGTCGTGTCACCCGTCTCGGGAGGCACGCTCAAACCGACTCTTACAACAGGGTACCCGACTCTCCCTACAAAGACCGATGGGGGTGACGAGCCGAAAACCTCTCTCTTCGTGACCAGGCTGCTCAACTTGAAAGACACGTATTGTTTGACGAGTATTGGACAGTACGATAGACCACACCAGCCCCTCCCTCTACATAGAACACACAAGTTGGAGGGGTACGTGTGAGCCCTGCTCATGAGGGTTCTTCCACTCGGGTCTTATCACTTCTATTCTAAATTCCTCTTAATAAAGAAGGCTGATAGGACCGATTCCCACTACCCCGGCTTGTTGGAGTTGTTGACAACCTCGGGGGCGAACCTGTACGCTACGCCGCTACTGATGACTCTCAGCATAGAAGATATCATGAAAGGCGCGTAGACGAGCCCCGTTAGGCCCGCGACTACCGAGCCTGTGAAAGAGGCTGCCGAGGCTATCAGGTTTGACGACAGGTTGAGTAGCGAGATGAAGACCGGTCTCTCCTCGCTGGGCGTTATGTAGAACGTGTATAGTGCTCCTGTGAGGTCGAGCGATGACCAGGCGAACCCGCTATAGGCTTCTGCCAAGACGGTCATCCAAGAGTTGGGTACTGTGATATAGGCTATGGGGACGAGGCTTGTTGTCGCCATCCCCAGGCTCATGGTTCTCCTAGAGCCCCGCAAGTTCAGCTTCTTCTTCCAGAAGTCTATTGTGAAGAACTTCACCATAAGCCCCGTCATGTTCTTGAAGAGTATTACCACCTCGTTACCCCCGAGCACGTTGAGGACGAGGTAGTCCCAGAAAGGCGCTGGTAGGTTGACTGAGTAGCTGAACAGTAGCTGCAACAGCAGGTACTTCGACGCGCTGTTTGAAATAGAAGGTAGCCTGCTGTTTCTACTCCTCCTCGAGTTGTTCAGGGACGGTACTATCCCGTTACCGATGTTACGACGCCCGGGATCCCTTATGGACACGAGCATGGCAGTGGAGAAGACAGCAGCCACTAGTGAGACGAGGTAGACTACTGTGTACGCCTCTAATAGGTTTCTCATTGTGAGAAAGACTAGGGTCCCCGTAAGCATTGAGGAGGCGATCGCGACGTAGTTGAGCTTGTTTATCCTAGCCCAGAAACCCGCGGCCTCCTCCAAGGAGACCAAGTCGCCCAGCAGGTCCCCAGCGGCTATCCCTGCTATACCACCGGCGAACTGTGTCAGGGTCGTAAGCCCGAGTAAATACTCGAAGTTGTACGGGTAAGGTAGGAGGACGCTTAGAATGGACATTGACATCCCAATCCTGTTCAAGGCGCCGCCTATGCTCCATAAGAGCTTCCTGTTTCTCTTAATGTAGCTCGCGAAGAAGACGCCGGGTAGCTGTGAAAGGGCGTACGTGAAGATCCTTGTGGAGGTCAGAATACCGATGTCAAGGATGTCCAGGTTCAGGACTCTCAACGCGAAAGCGTTCGCGAGCCCCGAGGATAGGTTGACGGAGAAATTGTACGACGTGGTCTCGAACTGGAAATACCGCTTACTCTTCTCGGCGACGTCGTCGGTGCCCGTCAACGTAAGCCCCTCAACTAGATGGGTATGCCGTTCGCTTAAAACAGGGGCCTCTAAACCCGTGTTCAGGAGGCTAGTGGAGAGGGGTGAGAATAGAGAGGTGAGAAAAAAGGCTATAGGTCTAGCTCGCCTAAAAGCTGGTCTCTCCTAGCGATCTCCCTCTTCTTCTTGAAGAGCCTTGTAGAGAAGTACCTCGCTGCGTAGTCCGGGAGTATGGTGACGACCTTCGAGCCGCTGCCCAGGTTGTACTTCTGGGCCAATTTGATCGCGGAGACCACGTTGGCACCGCTGCTGATCCCGACCGGCAGACCCTCTAACCTGGCGATCTTCCTCGCCATACTGATCGCCTCGTCGCTGCTGGCTGTCACGAAGTCGTCTAGGAGGTGCTTGTACTTGAATATAATGTCCGGGACGAAGCCGTCGCCTACACCCTCAATCTCGTGCCTACCCCAAGGCCCCGGCTTGCCCTCCTTGAACCAGTGCGCCGCGACAGGGCACTCGGCGGGCTCTGCTCCCGCAACTATCACTTTCTTACATTCCTCCTTCAGTCTCTTGGCCACTCCTATCAGAGTCCCGCCTGTACCCACTTGGGCCACAAAGGCGTCTGGGCACCCCACCTGCTGTAGTATCTCCTTCCCCGTGGTCTCGTAGTGCGCCTGCACGTTGGCCTCATCGCTCCACTGGTCGAAGAAGTAGTACTTGTCCGGGTTCTCGGCAGCGAGCTTCTTAGCCTTCTCTAGCGCGAGACCTGCATCGCTCTCTCCTCCAGGGGTGAACAGGAAGTCTGCTCCGAACAGCTTCATTAACATGAACCTCTCGGCGCTCATCTCCTCGGGTATGACTATCAGGACCTTGAAGCCCATGAAAGACCCAATCGCGGAGAACGCTATACCGGTGTTACCGGTAGTCGGCACTACTAGCGTCATACCGGGTTTTAGCTCGCCTTTCTCCATAGCTCTCTTTATCATGTAGTAGGCCATCCTGTCTTTCACGCTACCGGTCGGGTTCAAGAACTCCATTTTACCCCATATCTCGGCTTTCACGTCGCTGGGAACAGCCCTCGACAGCCTTATGATCGGCGTGTTCCCGATGCAGTCCAGTATGCTGTTGCAGACCTTCACCTAGCTCACCTCGCCTTAGACTATTAACGTGGTTGAGTATAAATTGCTTACTTTTCAACGTCGTAGTAGACAAATGTAAAGAATTTTATACCAGCCCCTCTATAAAGGGTTGACAACTAAGGGTGGTGGGTATAGAGCTTGTTAGTATATACAAGCCAAAGAGCCTCAGCGACGCCCTCGAGTTCTTAGACAAGAACGCCCCCGATGTAAAGCCCATTGCGGGCGGCACTGAGTTGTTGCTGTTGATAAGGGACAAGAAGATAAAGCCGCCTAAGTACCTCCTCGACCTGTACCCGTTGAAGAAGCAGCTATCCTACGTCAAGGTTGAGAATGGCCTCGTGAGAATTGGTGCCCTGACCACGGTGTACGAGCTGGGCCAGAGCATCCTACACAGAGATAAGAGGTTCGCCGGGTTCGTGGACGTCTACGACAAGTTTGGGACCATGGCGCTGAGGTTCGAGGCTACGATCGGTGGTAACTTGAACGCCGCGACGCAGTACAGCGACTACATTACACTAATGCTCGTCTACGACGCGTCTGTTAGACTAGAGAGCGTGAAAGGCGTGAGAGAGCTCAAGCTCAGCGAGTTCATAGTCGACAAGAGGAAGACGGCTCTAAACCCCAACGAGATCGTCACAGAGGTTGTCTTCAGGGAGCCCCCGCTCGACTCAAGCAGCTCTTTCGTCAAGTTCGATAGGAGGGAGATACTGATAGCCGGCATAGTCACCGAGGCGACCTACCTGCACCTAGAGGGAGAAACGATAAAGGACGTCAGGATATCCTTCGATATGGTCGCCGGTAAGAGGATCCCCGCGAGGGCTCTGAAGACAGAGGAGTTCTTGAGGGGGAAGAGCTTCACGAGCGACCTACTAGAGGAGGCCGCTGAGAAGGTGCTGCCTCTCGAGATGTCGAGGGTTACAGACTGGTGGACAACGGCCGACTACAGGCTCGAAATGTCCAAGGTCTCTTTGAAGAGGGGTCTGAAACTCGCGTACGAGAGGGTGAAGGGGGTGAGGTAGATGGTCAAGGTCACTCTCACAGTCAACAACGTTAAGTACGAGCTCGACGTTCCTCCGCTGGAGAGGCTCATCGACACCCTCCGCTATAGGCTAGGATTCACGAGCGTCAAGGAGGGCTGTGGTAGGGGCGAGTGCGGCAGTTGCATAGTGCTGGTTAACGGGAACCCCGTCCACAGTTGCCTGGCGTTGACTTCGAGGCTGGACGGCGCTGAGATAACGACACTAGAGGGGCTGGCGCCCGCCGGTAAGGTGCATGCTATACAGGTGGCTTTCATCGAAGCAAGGGGTGTCCAGTGCGGGTTCTGTACACCTGGCTTCATTATGGTGACGAAGGCGCTACTGGACAGAGTCAGCGACCCCGACGACAAGACTATACGTGAGTGGCACTCAAGCGTGTTGTGCAGGTGTGGTAGCTACCCGTATTACTCTGAGGCTGTGAAGAGGGCCGCTAAGTACCTCAAGGAGGGTAAGATTTACTTTGACGAGAAGGAGGTCAGGGAGAAGTACCACCTCAAGGTCCTCGCGAGGTGACGGGCATGAGTAAGCCCGACTACGTGGAGATCGTCGAGGAGGTGTTCTACAAGTACAAGGACAAGAAGACAGAGGAGTTCAAGTATATAGGCAAGAACGTCGTACGCTGGGACGCGATCGCCAAGGTAACAGGCCAGCCGGTATTCACTGCTGACCTGCTAAAGCTCGTCAAGAACCCGGTGTTCGTCTACAGCGTGAGGACAAAGTACGCCCACGCGAAGGTCAAGGGCATTGACTACAGCGACGCCCTTAAGTATCCAGGAGTACTCGCCGTGTTCACGGCTAAAGACGTCCCCG
Encoded here:
- a CDS encoding FAD binding domain-containing protein, whose translation is MVGIELVSIYKPKSLSDALEFLDKNAPDVKPIAGGTELLLLIRDKKIKPPKYLLDLYPLKKQLSYVKVENGLVRIGALTTVYELGQSILHRDKRFAGFVDVYDKFGTMALRFEATIGGNLNAATQYSDYITLMLVYDASVRLESVKGVRELKLSEFIVDKRKTALNPNEIVTEVVFREPPLDSSSSFVKFDRREILIAGIVTEATYLHLEGETIKDVRISFDMVAGKRIPARALKTEEFLRGKSFTSDLLEEAAEKVLPLEMSRVTDWWTTADYRLEMSKVSLKRGLKLAYERVKGVR
- a CDS encoding PLP-dependent cysteine synthase family protein, translated to MKVCNSILDCIGNTPIIRLSRAVPSDVKAEIWGKMEFLNPTGSVKDRMAYYMIKRAMEKGELKPGMTLVVPTTGNTGIAFSAIGSFMGFKVLIVIPEEMSAERFMLMKLFGADFLFTPGGESDAGLALEKAKKLAAENPDKYYFFDQWSDEANVQAHYETTGKEILQQVGCPDAFVAQVGTGGTLIGVAKRLKEECKKVIVAGAEPAECPVAAHWFKEGKPGPWGRHEIEGVGDGFVPDIIFKYKHLLDDFVTASSDEAISMARKIARLEGLPVGISSGANVVSAIKLAQKYNLGSGSKVVTILPDYAARYFSTRLFKKKREIARRDQLLGELDL
- a CDS encoding Nre family DNA repair protein yields the protein MSRAHTYPSNLCVLCRGRGWCGLSYCPILVKQYVSFKLSSLVTKREVFGSSPPSVFVGRVGYPVVRVGLSVPPETGDTTIYDYPEQWIGLDLNTILDYRLTLVLGFRLNKKTEVDHPVLSRIQEVALSTRPVDVELKLEKPPKTNIVLDETNPPIGPRSPFESFRVDSNPKVPGIVDRLINDDVKASTAVIELYMSGLPVSYIQRALSIGVLGRKGSRVLVPTRWSITAVDSIISEKLVKEVKRFEPIDEFRVYEISIHDNLFIAILAPRKWGFEWMEAWWPGSTWNPLGSEVSVEGDYELYRGRDEYPSIGGCYYASRLATAEHLYKLRRQAMAVLLREIYPGFNLAIGVWFVRESLRKAYDRGPVLTTNDVREVLAYLDKRTKLGAKRWLKSSKLLQTIVATEEITRFMSSRGA
- a CDS encoding (2Fe-2S)-binding protein — encoded protein: MVKVTLTVNNVKYELDVPPLERLIDTLRYRLGFTSVKEGCGRGECGSCIVLVNGNPVHSCLALTSRLDGAEITTLEGLAPAGKVHAIQVAFIEARGVQCGFCTPGFIMVTKALLDRVSDPDDKTIREWHSSVLCRCGSYPYYSEAVKRAAKYLKEGKIYFDEKEVREKYHLKVLAR